In Solenopsis invicta isolate M01_SB chromosome 1, UNIL_Sinv_3.0, whole genome shotgun sequence, one genomic interval encodes:
- the LOC105203731 gene encoding carnitinyl-CoA dehydratase, with the protein MILHFASYYLSRSCILRNNIRRTLTSQPVINPNVDKEKSILVKQMGKVTTIGINRPEKRNCLDVKTAHLLSETLDEFENNNESLVAVLYGVGGNFCAGYDLKEIADYNGDNEESIAYFGPLANRTELSKKPLIASLSGYAVGVGFELALMCDLRIIEDTATLGFLNRRFGIPISCGGTIRLPAMIGYSRALDLILTGRKVTAQEAFNWGIANRYTCCGAALGTAINLATSLVKFPQKSLLADRTSTYFATFSKQIEDALQFEKDNSSNLILEEGVLGAKKFINHEIGKHGKFYDITERDTSIRELDEHLL; encoded by the exons ATGATTTTGCATTTTGCATCCTATTACCTCTCGAGAAG TTgtattttgagaaataatattcGACGAACCTTAACCTCCCAGCCTGTTATAAATCCGAATGTCGATAAAG aaaaatcgaTATTGGTCAAACAGATGGGTAAGGTAACTACAATTGGTATAAACCGTccagaaaaaagaaattgccTGGATGTAAAAACTGCTCATCTCTTATCAGAAACACTGgatgaatttgaaaataataatgaatcgTTAGTGGCAGTATTATATGGAGTAGGAGGCAATTTCTGTGCTGGTTATGATCTCAAAGAAATTGCGGACTACAATGGTGATAATGAGGAGAGCATAGCATATTTTGGACCACTG gCGAATAGAACTGAATTATCCAAAAAGCCATTGATCGCATCTTTGAGTGGATATGCAGTTGGAGTAGGATTTGAACTTGCATTAATGTGTGATTTGAGAATCATAGAAGATACAGCAACACTAGGCTTTTTAAACCGACGTTTTGGTATTCCAATTTCATGTGGAGGTACTATTCGTTTGCCTGCCATGATTGGGTATTCTAGGGCTCTGGATCTTATACTGACGGGAAGAAAAGTTACTGCACAGGAAGCATTTAATTGGGGAATTGCAAATAGATATACATGTTGTGGTGCAG cTCTAGGTACAGCAATAAACTTAGCAACGTCTCTTGTAAAATTCCCACAGAAAAGTTTGCTGGCAGATCGCACTTCGACATATTTTGCCACGTTTTCGAAACAAATAGAAGATGCCTTACagtttgaaaaagataattCTTCGAATTTAATATTAGAGGAAGGTGTTCTAGGTGCCAAGAAATTCATCAATCATGAAATTGGAAAGCATggaaaattttatg
- the LOC105203730 gene encoding uncharacterized protein LOC105203730 isoform X1, which produces MRETDWLSPYCTALYCALVQQVFLCYVIACQLTIFSGAKMNLPYAVVQFPKEGTYSEIPTSWLTNNFTQCRWPITKNPTIFIKKSSPPEADWLLYDIKVECYCETFEKAQKQAEDANYATCEIRECGKRIIHEKQIDNTYTCNDNVDDDCDSSLQLCKVPQKKLKTDTSQDSFGKQSFCDKQLYKNQSSCEKVSQIAAEKSFSTSNHSLCNKSQTWIVNPLQASNIVDFDESVALESEIKVQNLDFISTTSPLAIIGKNIEKLIPICMETLKYVKSIDQRLKVLERNINMVEPNIVEPKDMFEESHLKLPINSIENLKRFEEDLENAETKANFIEFMKKIGGKDNKNMIQRCMNRLFTNEFGIACSWHGRRNNYRICDLKCINILKNMLRAKGVDECDFETKASDWFRHSKMRYERENKKSCMSVEEGLSPAPSSSASEADPLYIPSSSVQYTSEHNVEESTENDKASFIWSSKNVYLLLAKYEERMNEFASGAKSHSKIWEYIASDMNKVDPEITVSGTQCQLKMNNMKEIYKKIIDLNSISGNDQKSWQYFERMYELFGKSEWANPKATTSEVGPSSSANLTNENRNIKEVPVTEKSESEKLLNEFVKQMKQDMQEREKIKEERKLIVLQELKEQKEKLHKEKIDIMKKFCEAIAGKKLFD; this is translated from the exons ATGCGAGAAACTGATTGGCTGTCGCCTTACTGCACTGCACTTTACTGCGCCTTAGTCCAGCAAGTGTTCCTGTGTTATGTCATTGCGTgtcaattaacaattttttccg GTGCTAAAATGAACTTGCCATATGCGGTTGTACAATTTCCTAAAGAAGGGACATACTCCGAAATTCCAACCTCATGGCTTACAAATAATTTCACTCAATGTAGATGGCCAATAACTAAGAATcctactatttttattaaaaaaagcagtCCACCAGAGGCTGACTGGTTACTTTATGATATCAAAGTAGAATGTTATTGTG aaaCTTTTGAAAAGGCACAAAAACAAGCAGAAGATGCTAATTATGCAACTTGTGAAATCAGAGAGTGTGGAAAAAGAATCATACATGAAAAACAAATTGATAATACATATACTTGCAATGACAATGTGGATGATGATTGtg atTCATCTTTACAATTATGTAAAGTTCCacagaaaaagttaaaaacagaTACAAGTCAGGATTCATTCGGAAAACAATCTTTCTGTGACAAACAATTGTACAAAAATCAATCTTCATGTGAAAAAGTTTCACAAATTGCTGCTGAAAAAAGCTTTTCTACATCAAACCATTCGTTATGTAATAAATCACAAACATGGATTGTTAATCCATTACAAGCAAGCAATATTGTTGATTTTGATGAATCAGTGGCACTTGAATCTGAAATTAAAGTACAAA atCTCGATTTTATTTCAACTACTTCTCCATTAGCTATCATTGGTAAGAATATTG AAAAGCTGATTCCAATTTGTATGGAGACGTTGAAATATGTAAAGAGCATCGACCAAAGATTGAAAGTTTTGGAAAGGAACATTAATATGGTAGAGCCTAATATAGTAGAGCCTAAAGATATGTTTGAAGAATCACACTTAAAACTTCCAATCAATTCCATAGAGAATCTTAAAAGATTTGAGGAAGACTTGGAAAATGCTGAAACAAAAGCGAATTTT atcgaattcatgaaaaaaattggaggaaaagacaataaaaatatgattcaaCGGTGTATGAAccgtttatttacaaatgaattCGGCATAGCTTGTTCTTGGCACGGTCGCCGGAATAATTATCGTATATGCGATTTGAAATGCATCAACATTCTAAAAA ATATGTTAAGAGCCAAGGGTGTTGACGAATGTGATTTCGAAACTAAAGCAAGTGACTGGTTTCGCCATAGCAAGATGCGATATGAACGGGAAAATAAAAAG AGTTGTATGTCTGTAGAGGAAGGTCTATCTCCTGCTCCATCTTCATCTGCTTCAGAGGCAGATCCTCTATACATCCCATCATCTTCAGTACAGTATACTTCGGAACATAATGTTGAAGAGTCAACTG AGAATGACAAAGCTTCATTCATATGGTCTTCAAAGAATGTATACTTACTCTTAGCAAAATATGAGGAACGAATGAACGAGTTCGCTTCAGGTGCAAAATCTCATTCTAAAATTTGGGAATACATAGCTAGTGACATGAATAAAGTTGATCCAGAAATTACAGTGTCGGGCACACAATGTCAGTTGAAAATGAACAACATGaaagagatatataaaaaaattatagatctcAATAGTATATCTGGAAATGATCAAAAGTCATGGCAATATTTTGAG agaATGTATGAATTATTTGGAAAATCAGAATGGGCAAATCCAAAAGCAACAACATCAGAGGTTGGGCCTTCATCCAGTGCAAATTTAACAAATGAGAATAGAAACATCAAGGAAGTACCTGTCACTGAAAAATCAGAAtcagaaaaacttttaaatgaatttgTGAAACAAATGAAGCAAGATATgcaggagagagaaaaaataaaagaggaaagaaaattaattgtattgcaAGAACTAAAAGAGCAAAAAGAAAAGCTGCATAAAGAGAAAATagacataatgaaaaaattctgcGAAGCCATCGCaggcaaaaaattatttgattaa
- the LOC105203730 gene encoding uncharacterized protein LOC105203730 isoform X3, with product MNLPYAVVQFPKEGTYSEIPTSWLTNNFTQCRWPITKNPTIFIKKSSPPEADWLLYDIKVECYCETFEKAQKQAEDANYATCEIRECGKRIIHEKQIDNTYTCNDNVDDDCDSSLQLCKVPQKKLKTDTSQDSFGKQSFCDKQLYKNQSSCEKVSQIAAEKSFSTSNHSLCNKSQTWIVNPLQASNIVDFDESVALESEIKVQNLDFISTTSPLAIIGKNIEKLIPICMETLKYVKSIDQRLKVLERNINMVEPNIVEPKDMFEESHLKLPINSIENLKRFEEDLENAETKANFIEFMKKIGGKDNKNMIQRCMNRLFTNEFGIACSWHGRRNNYRICDLKCINILKNMLRAKGVDECDFETKASDWFRHSKMRYERENKKSCMSVEEGLSPAPSSSASEADPLYIPSSSVQYTSEHNVEESTENDKASFIWSSKNVYLLLAKYEERMNEFASGAKSHSKIWEYIASDMNKVDPEITVSGTQCQLKMNNMKEIYKKIIDLNSISGNDQKSWQYFERMYELFGKSEWANPKATTSEVGPSSSANLTNENRNIKEVPVTEKSESEKLLNEFVKQMKQDMQEREKIKEERKLIVLQELKEQKEKLHKEKIDIMKKFCEAIAGKKLFD from the exons ATGAACTTGCCATATGCGGTTGTACAATTTCCTAAAGAAGGGACATACTCCGAAATTCCAACCTCATGGCTTACAAATAATTTCACTCAATGTAGATGGCCAATAACTAAGAATcctactatttttattaaaaaaagcagtCCACCAGAGGCTGACTGGTTACTTTATGATATCAAAGTAGAATGTTATTGTG aaaCTTTTGAAAAGGCACAAAAACAAGCAGAAGATGCTAATTATGCAACTTGTGAAATCAGAGAGTGTGGAAAAAGAATCATACATGAAAAACAAATTGATAATACATATACTTGCAATGACAATGTGGATGATGATTGtg atTCATCTTTACAATTATGTAAAGTTCCacagaaaaagttaaaaacagaTACAAGTCAGGATTCATTCGGAAAACAATCTTTCTGTGACAAACAATTGTACAAAAATCAATCTTCATGTGAAAAAGTTTCACAAATTGCTGCTGAAAAAAGCTTTTCTACATCAAACCATTCGTTATGTAATAAATCACAAACATGGATTGTTAATCCATTACAAGCAAGCAATATTGTTGATTTTGATGAATCAGTGGCACTTGAATCTGAAATTAAAGTACAAA atCTCGATTTTATTTCAACTACTTCTCCATTAGCTATCATTGGTAAGAATATTG AAAAGCTGATTCCAATTTGTATGGAGACGTTGAAATATGTAAAGAGCATCGACCAAAGATTGAAAGTTTTGGAAAGGAACATTAATATGGTAGAGCCTAATATAGTAGAGCCTAAAGATATGTTTGAAGAATCACACTTAAAACTTCCAATCAATTCCATAGAGAATCTTAAAAGATTTGAGGAAGACTTGGAAAATGCTGAAACAAAAGCGAATTTT atcgaattcatgaaaaaaattggaggaaaagacaataaaaatatgattcaaCGGTGTATGAAccgtttatttacaaatgaattCGGCATAGCTTGTTCTTGGCACGGTCGCCGGAATAATTATCGTATATGCGATTTGAAATGCATCAACATTCTAAAAA ATATGTTAAGAGCCAAGGGTGTTGACGAATGTGATTTCGAAACTAAAGCAAGTGACTGGTTTCGCCATAGCAAGATGCGATATGAACGGGAAAATAAAAAG AGTTGTATGTCTGTAGAGGAAGGTCTATCTCCTGCTCCATCTTCATCTGCTTCAGAGGCAGATCCTCTATACATCCCATCATCTTCAGTACAGTATACTTCGGAACATAATGTTGAAGAGTCAACTG AGAATGACAAAGCTTCATTCATATGGTCTTCAAAGAATGTATACTTACTCTTAGCAAAATATGAGGAACGAATGAACGAGTTCGCTTCAGGTGCAAAATCTCATTCTAAAATTTGGGAATACATAGCTAGTGACATGAATAAAGTTGATCCAGAAATTACAGTGTCGGGCACACAATGTCAGTTGAAAATGAACAACATGaaagagatatataaaaaaattatagatctcAATAGTATATCTGGAAATGATCAAAAGTCATGGCAATATTTTGAG agaATGTATGAATTATTTGGAAAATCAGAATGGGCAAATCCAAAAGCAACAACATCAGAGGTTGGGCCTTCATCCAGTGCAAATTTAACAAATGAGAATAGAAACATCAAGGAAGTACCTGTCACTGAAAAATCAGAAtcagaaaaacttttaaatgaatttgTGAAACAAATGAAGCAAGATATgcaggagagagaaaaaataaaagaggaaagaaaattaattgtattgcaAGAACTAAAAGAGCAAAAAGAAAAGCTGCATAAAGAGAAAATagacataatgaaaaaattctgcGAAGCCATCGCaggcaaaaaattatttgattaa
- the LOC105203730 gene encoding uncharacterized protein LOC105203730 isoform X5: protein MRETDWLSPYCTALYCALVQQVFLCYVIACQLTIFSGAKMNLPYAVVQFPKEGTYSEIPTSWLTNNFTQCRWPITKNPTIFIKKSSPPEADWLLYDIKVECYCETFEKAQKQAEDANYATCEIRECGKRIIHEKQIDNTYTCNDNVDDDCDSSLQLCKVPQKKLKTDTSQDSFGKQSFCDKQLYKNQSSCEKVSQIAAEKSFSTSNHSLCNKSQTWIVNPLQASNIVDFDESVALESEIKVQNLDFISTTSPLAIIENLKRFEEDLENAETKANFIEFMKKIGGKDNKNMIQRCMNRLFTNEFGIACSWHGRRNNYRICDLKCINILKNMLRAKGVDECDFETKASDWFRHSKMRYERENKKSCMSVEEGLSPAPSSSASEADPLYIPSSSVQYTSEHNVEESTENDKASFIWSSKNVYLLLAKYEERMNEFASGAKSHSKIWEYIASDMNKVDPEITVSGTQCQLKMNNMKEIYKKIIDLNSISGNDQKSWQYFERMYELFGKSEWANPKATTSEVGPSSSANLTNENRNIKEVPVTEKSESEKLLNEFVKQMKQDMQEREKIKEERKLIVLQELKEQKEKLHKEKIDIMKKFCEAIAGKKLFD, encoded by the exons ATGCGAGAAACTGATTGGCTGTCGCCTTACTGCACTGCACTTTACTGCGCCTTAGTCCAGCAAGTGTTCCTGTGTTATGTCATTGCGTgtcaattaacaattttttccg GTGCTAAAATGAACTTGCCATATGCGGTTGTACAATTTCCTAAAGAAGGGACATACTCCGAAATTCCAACCTCATGGCTTACAAATAATTTCACTCAATGTAGATGGCCAATAACTAAGAATcctactatttttattaaaaaaagcagtCCACCAGAGGCTGACTGGTTACTTTATGATATCAAAGTAGAATGTTATTGTG aaaCTTTTGAAAAGGCACAAAAACAAGCAGAAGATGCTAATTATGCAACTTGTGAAATCAGAGAGTGTGGAAAAAGAATCATACATGAAAAACAAATTGATAATACATATACTTGCAATGACAATGTGGATGATGATTGtg atTCATCTTTACAATTATGTAAAGTTCCacagaaaaagttaaaaacagaTACAAGTCAGGATTCATTCGGAAAACAATCTTTCTGTGACAAACAATTGTACAAAAATCAATCTTCATGTGAAAAAGTTTCACAAATTGCTGCTGAAAAAAGCTTTTCTACATCAAACCATTCGTTATGTAATAAATCACAAACATGGATTGTTAATCCATTACAAGCAAGCAATATTGTTGATTTTGATGAATCAGTGGCACTTGAATCTGAAATTAAAGTACAAA atCTCGATTTTATTTCAACTACTTCTCCATTAGCTATCATTG AGAATCTTAAAAGATTTGAGGAAGACTTGGAAAATGCTGAAACAAAAGCGAATTTT atcgaattcatgaaaaaaattggaggaaaagacaataaaaatatgattcaaCGGTGTATGAAccgtttatttacaaatgaattCGGCATAGCTTGTTCTTGGCACGGTCGCCGGAATAATTATCGTATATGCGATTTGAAATGCATCAACATTCTAAAAA ATATGTTAAGAGCCAAGGGTGTTGACGAATGTGATTTCGAAACTAAAGCAAGTGACTGGTTTCGCCATAGCAAGATGCGATATGAACGGGAAAATAAAAAG AGTTGTATGTCTGTAGAGGAAGGTCTATCTCCTGCTCCATCTTCATCTGCTTCAGAGGCAGATCCTCTATACATCCCATCATCTTCAGTACAGTATACTTCGGAACATAATGTTGAAGAGTCAACTG AGAATGACAAAGCTTCATTCATATGGTCTTCAAAGAATGTATACTTACTCTTAGCAAAATATGAGGAACGAATGAACGAGTTCGCTTCAGGTGCAAAATCTCATTCTAAAATTTGGGAATACATAGCTAGTGACATGAATAAAGTTGATCCAGAAATTACAGTGTCGGGCACACAATGTCAGTTGAAAATGAACAACATGaaagagatatataaaaaaattatagatctcAATAGTATATCTGGAAATGATCAAAAGTCATGGCAATATTTTGAG agaATGTATGAATTATTTGGAAAATCAGAATGGGCAAATCCAAAAGCAACAACATCAGAGGTTGGGCCTTCATCCAGTGCAAATTTAACAAATGAGAATAGAAACATCAAGGAAGTACCTGTCACTGAAAAATCAGAAtcagaaaaacttttaaatgaatttgTGAAACAAATGAAGCAAGATATgcaggagagagaaaaaataaaagaggaaagaaaattaattgtattgcaAGAACTAAAAGAGCAAAAAGAAAAGCTGCATAAAGAGAAAATagacataatgaaaaaattctgcGAAGCCATCGCaggcaaaaaattatttgattaa
- the LOC105203730 gene encoding uncharacterized protein LOC105203730 isoform X2 has protein sequence MRETDWLSPYCTALYCALVQQVFLCYVIACQLTIFSGAKMNLPYAVVQFPKEGTYSEIPTSWLTNNFTQCRWPITKNPTIFIKKSSPPEADWLLYDIKVECYCETFEKAQKQAEDANYATCEIRECGKRIIHEKQIDNTYTCNDNVDDDCDSSLQLCKVPQKKLKTDTSQDSFGKQSFCDKQLYKNQSSCEKVSQIAAEKSFSTSNHSLCNKSQTWIVNPLQASNIVDFDESVALESEIKVQNLDFISTTSPLAIIEKLIPICMETLKYVKSIDQRLKVLERNINMVEPNIVEPKDMFEESHLKLPINSIENLKRFEEDLENAETKANFIEFMKKIGGKDNKNMIQRCMNRLFTNEFGIACSWHGRRNNYRICDLKCINILKNMLRAKGVDECDFETKASDWFRHSKMRYERENKKSCMSVEEGLSPAPSSSASEADPLYIPSSSVQYTSEHNVEESTENDKASFIWSSKNVYLLLAKYEERMNEFASGAKSHSKIWEYIASDMNKVDPEITVSGTQCQLKMNNMKEIYKKIIDLNSISGNDQKSWQYFERMYELFGKSEWANPKATTSEVGPSSSANLTNENRNIKEVPVTEKSESEKLLNEFVKQMKQDMQEREKIKEERKLIVLQELKEQKEKLHKEKIDIMKKFCEAIAGKKLFD, from the exons ATGCGAGAAACTGATTGGCTGTCGCCTTACTGCACTGCACTTTACTGCGCCTTAGTCCAGCAAGTGTTCCTGTGTTATGTCATTGCGTgtcaattaacaattttttccg GTGCTAAAATGAACTTGCCATATGCGGTTGTACAATTTCCTAAAGAAGGGACATACTCCGAAATTCCAACCTCATGGCTTACAAATAATTTCACTCAATGTAGATGGCCAATAACTAAGAATcctactatttttattaaaaaaagcagtCCACCAGAGGCTGACTGGTTACTTTATGATATCAAAGTAGAATGTTATTGTG aaaCTTTTGAAAAGGCACAAAAACAAGCAGAAGATGCTAATTATGCAACTTGTGAAATCAGAGAGTGTGGAAAAAGAATCATACATGAAAAACAAATTGATAATACATATACTTGCAATGACAATGTGGATGATGATTGtg atTCATCTTTACAATTATGTAAAGTTCCacagaaaaagttaaaaacagaTACAAGTCAGGATTCATTCGGAAAACAATCTTTCTGTGACAAACAATTGTACAAAAATCAATCTTCATGTGAAAAAGTTTCACAAATTGCTGCTGAAAAAAGCTTTTCTACATCAAACCATTCGTTATGTAATAAATCACAAACATGGATTGTTAATCCATTACAAGCAAGCAATATTGTTGATTTTGATGAATCAGTGGCACTTGAATCTGAAATTAAAGTACAAA atCTCGATTTTATTTCAACTACTTCTCCATTAGCTATCATTG AAAAGCTGATTCCAATTTGTATGGAGACGTTGAAATATGTAAAGAGCATCGACCAAAGATTGAAAGTTTTGGAAAGGAACATTAATATGGTAGAGCCTAATATAGTAGAGCCTAAAGATATGTTTGAAGAATCACACTTAAAACTTCCAATCAATTCCATAGAGAATCTTAAAAGATTTGAGGAAGACTTGGAAAATGCTGAAACAAAAGCGAATTTT atcgaattcatgaaaaaaattggaggaaaagacaataaaaatatgattcaaCGGTGTATGAAccgtttatttacaaatgaattCGGCATAGCTTGTTCTTGGCACGGTCGCCGGAATAATTATCGTATATGCGATTTGAAATGCATCAACATTCTAAAAA ATATGTTAAGAGCCAAGGGTGTTGACGAATGTGATTTCGAAACTAAAGCAAGTGACTGGTTTCGCCATAGCAAGATGCGATATGAACGGGAAAATAAAAAG AGTTGTATGTCTGTAGAGGAAGGTCTATCTCCTGCTCCATCTTCATCTGCTTCAGAGGCAGATCCTCTATACATCCCATCATCTTCAGTACAGTATACTTCGGAACATAATGTTGAAGAGTCAACTG AGAATGACAAAGCTTCATTCATATGGTCTTCAAAGAATGTATACTTACTCTTAGCAAAATATGAGGAACGAATGAACGAGTTCGCTTCAGGTGCAAAATCTCATTCTAAAATTTGGGAATACATAGCTAGTGACATGAATAAAGTTGATCCAGAAATTACAGTGTCGGGCACACAATGTCAGTTGAAAATGAACAACATGaaagagatatataaaaaaattatagatctcAATAGTATATCTGGAAATGATCAAAAGTCATGGCAATATTTTGAG agaATGTATGAATTATTTGGAAAATCAGAATGGGCAAATCCAAAAGCAACAACATCAGAGGTTGGGCCTTCATCCAGTGCAAATTTAACAAATGAGAATAGAAACATCAAGGAAGTACCTGTCACTGAAAAATCAGAAtcagaaaaacttttaaatgaatttgTGAAACAAATGAAGCAAGATATgcaggagagagaaaaaataaaagaggaaagaaaattaattgtattgcaAGAACTAAAAGAGCAAAAAGAAAAGCTGCATAAAGAGAAAATagacataatgaaaaaattctgcGAAGCCATCGCaggcaaaaaattatttgattaa
- the LOC105203730 gene encoding uncharacterized protein LOC105203730 isoform X4: MRETDWLSPYCTALYCALVQQVFLCYVIACQLTIFSGAKMNLPYAVVQFPKEGTYSEIPTSWLTNNFTQCRWPITKNPTIFIKKSSPPEADWLLYDIKVECYCETFEKAQKQAEDANYATCEIRECGKRIIHEKQIDNTYTCNDNVDDDCDSSLQLCKVPQKKLKTDTSQDSFGKQSFCDKQLYKNQSSCEKVSQIAAEKSFSTSNHSLCNKSQTWIVNPLQASNIVDFDESVALESEIKVQNLDFISTTSPLAIIGKNIENLKRFEEDLENAETKANFIEFMKKIGGKDNKNMIQRCMNRLFTNEFGIACSWHGRRNNYRICDLKCINILKNMLRAKGVDECDFETKASDWFRHSKMRYERENKKSCMSVEEGLSPAPSSSASEADPLYIPSSSVQYTSEHNVEESTENDKASFIWSSKNVYLLLAKYEERMNEFASGAKSHSKIWEYIASDMNKVDPEITVSGTQCQLKMNNMKEIYKKIIDLNSISGNDQKSWQYFERMYELFGKSEWANPKATTSEVGPSSSANLTNENRNIKEVPVTEKSESEKLLNEFVKQMKQDMQEREKIKEERKLIVLQELKEQKEKLHKEKIDIMKKFCEAIAGKKLFD; the protein is encoded by the exons ATGCGAGAAACTGATTGGCTGTCGCCTTACTGCACTGCACTTTACTGCGCCTTAGTCCAGCAAGTGTTCCTGTGTTATGTCATTGCGTgtcaattaacaattttttccg GTGCTAAAATGAACTTGCCATATGCGGTTGTACAATTTCCTAAAGAAGGGACATACTCCGAAATTCCAACCTCATGGCTTACAAATAATTTCACTCAATGTAGATGGCCAATAACTAAGAATcctactatttttattaaaaaaagcagtCCACCAGAGGCTGACTGGTTACTTTATGATATCAAAGTAGAATGTTATTGTG aaaCTTTTGAAAAGGCACAAAAACAAGCAGAAGATGCTAATTATGCAACTTGTGAAATCAGAGAGTGTGGAAAAAGAATCATACATGAAAAACAAATTGATAATACATATACTTGCAATGACAATGTGGATGATGATTGtg atTCATCTTTACAATTATGTAAAGTTCCacagaaaaagttaaaaacagaTACAAGTCAGGATTCATTCGGAAAACAATCTTTCTGTGACAAACAATTGTACAAAAATCAATCTTCATGTGAAAAAGTTTCACAAATTGCTGCTGAAAAAAGCTTTTCTACATCAAACCATTCGTTATGTAATAAATCACAAACATGGATTGTTAATCCATTACAAGCAAGCAATATTGTTGATTTTGATGAATCAGTGGCACTTGAATCTGAAATTAAAGTACAAA atCTCGATTTTATTTCAACTACTTCTCCATTAGCTATCATTGGTAAGAATATTG AGAATCTTAAAAGATTTGAGGAAGACTTGGAAAATGCTGAAACAAAAGCGAATTTT atcgaattcatgaaaaaaattggaggaaaagacaataaaaatatgattcaaCGGTGTATGAAccgtttatttacaaatgaattCGGCATAGCTTGTTCTTGGCACGGTCGCCGGAATAATTATCGTATATGCGATTTGAAATGCATCAACATTCTAAAAA ATATGTTAAGAGCCAAGGGTGTTGACGAATGTGATTTCGAAACTAAAGCAAGTGACTGGTTTCGCCATAGCAAGATGCGATATGAACGGGAAAATAAAAAG AGTTGTATGTCTGTAGAGGAAGGTCTATCTCCTGCTCCATCTTCATCTGCTTCAGAGGCAGATCCTCTATACATCCCATCATCTTCAGTACAGTATACTTCGGAACATAATGTTGAAGAGTCAACTG AGAATGACAAAGCTTCATTCATATGGTCTTCAAAGAATGTATACTTACTCTTAGCAAAATATGAGGAACGAATGAACGAGTTCGCTTCAGGTGCAAAATCTCATTCTAAAATTTGGGAATACATAGCTAGTGACATGAATAAAGTTGATCCAGAAATTACAGTGTCGGGCACACAATGTCAGTTGAAAATGAACAACATGaaagagatatataaaaaaattatagatctcAATAGTATATCTGGAAATGATCAAAAGTCATGGCAATATTTTGAG agaATGTATGAATTATTTGGAAAATCAGAATGGGCAAATCCAAAAGCAACAACATCAGAGGTTGGGCCTTCATCCAGTGCAAATTTAACAAATGAGAATAGAAACATCAAGGAAGTACCTGTCACTGAAAAATCAGAAtcagaaaaacttttaaatgaatttgTGAAACAAATGAAGCAAGATATgcaggagagagaaaaaataaaagaggaaagaaaattaattgtattgcaAGAACTAAAAGAGCAAAAAGAAAAGCTGCATAAAGAGAAAATagacataatgaaaaaattctgcGAAGCCATCGCaggcaaaaaattatttgattaa